Proteins encoded together in one Impatiens glandulifera chromosome 1, dImpGla2.1, whole genome shotgun sequence window:
- the LOC124921511 gene encoding acyl-CoA--sterol O-acyltransferase 1-like yields MRHLKSLPEFILLYIKCHPQLWHHVLLIHQEREMEMEEGMMNYAGAGSGQKLEGELGRFIKVSTSVVISLSYCFIAGKLIRKGKPRLFSFIPIVIFFLTLPLSLQSVHLCGSVAFFVTWLANFKILLLAFDKGPLSDPSLSLSRFIALACFPIKIDRKSSNNQSSTSSKKVNSSVWIYLIKCLLVSLFIKSKYNSRNLNPTLVLAILCLHTYLVLELTMALVAAISRFSLGLDLEAQFNEPYLSSSLQDFWGRRWNVMVSRILRPTVYDPTMWVASRFVGRKWAPLVAVFNTFIVSAIMHEIIFLYLGRRRPTFMISWFFVFHGFCLVVEITLKKLNEGCGGFGLPRMVATILTMGFVLVTASWWFFPEIIRCKAESRAFDEYAIVGAFFRRRIIGDFKFM; encoded by the coding sequence ATGCGTCATTTAAAGAGCCTTCCCGAATTCATATTACTTTATATAAAATGCCATCCACAACTCTGGCACCATGTATTATTAATACATCAAGAAAGAGAGATGGAGATGGAGGAAGGGATGATGAACTATGCCGGCGCCGGCTCCGGCCAGAAATTGGAAGGAGAATTGGGGAGATTCATTAAAGTATCAACATCTGTGGTAATATCTCTTTCCTATTGTTTTATAGCCGGAAAACTCATAAGAAAAGGCAAACCAAGGCTATTCTCTTTTATCCCCATTGTAATTTTCTTTCTAACCCTCCCTTTAAGCCTTCAATCCGTTCATCTTTGTGGCTCGGTCGCCTTCTTCGTCACCTGGCTCGCTAACTTCAAAATCCTCCTCCTCGCTTTCGATAAAGGCCCTCTCTCTGACCCTTCTCTTTCCCTTTCCCGTTTCATAGCTCTCGCTTGCTTCCCAATTAAAATCGATCGCAAGAGTAGTAATAATCAATCGTCGACGTCGTCTAAAAAGGTCAATAGTTCGGTTTGGATTTACCTCATCAAGTGTTTGCTAGTATCACTTTTCATTAAAAGCAAGTACAATAGTAGAAACCTTAACCCAACCTTAGTATTGGCAATCCTTTGTCTCCACACGTATCTAGTTCTCGAGCTAACCATGGCCCTAGTCGCAGCTATTAGCCGTTTTTCATTAGGTTTAGACCTCGAGGCTCAATTCAACGAGCCTTACTTGTCTAGCTCGTTACAAGATTTTTGGGGACGTAGATGGAACGTGATGGTGTCTCGTATCCTACGGCCCACCGTATACGATCCCACTATGTGGGTCGCCTCTCGTTTTGTGGGGAGGAAGTGGGCTCCGCTAGTGGCGGTGTTTAACACATTCATTGTGTCGGCAATCATGCACGAGATAATCTTTTTGTATTTGGGAAGGAGGAGGCCGACGTTTATGATTAGTTGGTTTTTTGTCTTTCACGGGTTTTGTTTGGTGGTTGAGATTACGTTAAAGAAATTGAACGAGGGTTGTGGCGGATTTGGATTGCCGAGGATGGTGGCGACTATTTTAACTATGGGATTCGTTTTGGTGACGGCTTCGTGGTGGTTTTTTCCCGAAATAATTCGATGTAAGGCGGAATCTAGAGCTTTTGATGAATACGCAATTGTGGGCGCCTTCTTTAGAAGGAGAATTATTGGGGATTTCAAATTCATGTAA